The genomic segment CTCAGTCTGAGGCTTGGCCTGATCAGAGCCAGCCGTGCAAACACGGAAGCACATGATATTGTGACCCACATAGTTCATCCATTCCTTGTAAAACACGTCCTTGCCTGTGATGTTCGACGAGACAACGCCACCGATGGGGTTGCCCTTACCAGTAGCACCGTGGGGGTCAAGTTCACCACCCGAGTCGCCGGCCTTGATACCAATCTTCGTGAAATCACCAAGAGCCATGATCTGAATGTAAAGATCCGTCTTAACGAAATGCACAGCAGTGAGCGTGCCGTCTGGGATAACGCGCGCATTATTACGGGGCTTGGTGCACCAGGCCACCGTACGTTCTTCTTGATCAGAGATGGGGGTATCCAAGTCAAGCGGACCAAACATGCAAAAGTCATCCAGGCTGTTGACAGTTGCCATGCGCGACACCGACGTCTGGTTCACAGGAGTGTCCAGCTTGGGAGTACCCTTGGCATCGTAATCGACCACGCCGTCGTAGTCTTGCGATGGGTTGCCGTAATTAAATGGAGGCGAGGAGCTCTTTGCTTTAGCAGCTGCCGATGAAACCGTCTGGCGACGCTGGTATACCATCCCTTTATCGGGGCGGTAAACCACGGCACTAGATGCAGAGACAAGCGCAAACACGCACAGTAGCGTGCGAACAGGGACTATCAT from the Malassezia restricta chromosome II, complete sequence genome contains:
- a CDS encoding mannoprotein MP88; the protein is MIVPVRTLLCVFALVSASSAVVYRPDKGMVYQRRQTVSSAAAKAKSSSPPFNYGNPSQDYDGVVDYDAKGTPKLDTPVNQTSVSRMATVNSLDDFCMFGPLDLDTPISDQEERTVAWCTKPRNNARVIPDGTLTAVHFVKTDLYIQIMALGDFTKIGIKAGDSGGELDPHGATGKGNPIGGVVSSNITGKDVFYKEWMNYVGHNIMCFRVCTAGSDQAKPQTECEHTLDEMGCNWIMPGDYSPDAFDSCEADPAYPPGIFVENGSTSSFQQYATGLWTLNGERKTYTNGKKGQKTPSAAQSLPASSNCKPGKSPANGIASLSKSAEQRKKQAENAGGSKSAGGSSDKRNSNDSSNKNGSDSSSSSSNKHGGDNASNINKPLMSVVALAVTAVAGFFVM